Proteins from a genomic interval of Pararge aegeria chromosome 26, ilParAegt1.1, whole genome shotgun sequence:
- the LOC120635467 gene encoding zinc finger protein 25-like: MSVNTRKGPIFDPGLCRCCGAIKKCRLLNVEYTWNDQKETYSDMFMDCFGLLLSHLDGEEAERLICATCVCRLREAASFRRQVLQCEETLLRTKIHGDGESCCEIKEEIKVKEEIINGNTELSCLDYDDATENIDDLEEDALVPAKKPKRKSLRQKLKSGKKGKSKKINKEDSADDTEMLYLVPDEKLMEQNEFTYQEASYPQKQNGYKTENTKRLHNILTIIENSYACPFDTSFSDYFCVYCRQVFTDPNKLRDHSMTHDPRGFKDVLTNGQNNKKVQIDVYRIDCRLCPEPINDLEQFKNHITIHGKALHNDSDDYLKFKLTSGTLSCTECNSTFGFFHALKKHTAEHFGTCICDVCGAHYFEERMLALHQKTHQRVDETFTCKECGKSFKSKYTRYMHIARAHKKEAAYQCNKCDEVFFSYTLRYRHMIEVHGEERRFQCEQCDRAYDSRKSLREHNRRYHLKILKHQCDLCEKRFYLPSRLKEHMASHTGERNFRCEYCGKSYPRLRGLKVHMQSHSSDKKYKCGLCSASFTQNVNLKNHIKRQHQGMDLDENYQE; the protein is encoded by the exons atgaGCGTAAATACACGCAAAGGACCCATATTTGACCCAGGACTGTGCAGATGTTGTGGTGCAATTAAAAAATGCCGTCTCCTAAACGTTGAATATACGTGGAATGATCAAAAAGAAACTTACTCCGATATGTTCATGGATTGTTTCGGTTTACTG CTGTCACACTTGGACGGTGAGGAGGCAGAGCGGTTGATATGTGCTACGTGCGTGTGTCGCCTGCGCGAGGCTGCGAGCTTCCGGCGGCAGGTGCTACAGTGTGAAGAGACACTGCTGAGGACCAAGATACATGGAGATG GAGAGTCCTGCTGTGAAATAAAAGAAGAGATAAAAGTGAAAGAGGAAATAATAAATGGCAACACGGAGCTATCGTGCCTGGACTATGATGACGCTACTGAAAATATTGATG acTTAGAAGAGGATGCATTGGTACCGGCGAAAAAGCCAAAAAGGAAATCACTgaggcaaaaattaaaaagtggcAAGAAAGgaaaatcgaaaaaaataaacaaagaagacTCAGCTGATGACACAGAAATGCTATATCTTGTCCCAGATGAGAAACTAATGGAACAGAACGAATTTA CATATCAAGAAGCGAGCTATCCTCAAAAACAAAATGGCTACAAAACAGAAAACACAAAACGACTCCACAATATACTGACCATTATTGAGAATTCCTACGCATGCCCCTTCGATACATCCTTCAGCGACTACTTCTGTGTATACTGCAGACAAGTGTTCACAGATCCCAATAAACTACGGGATCATTCCATGACACATGATCCCAGAGGCTTCAAAGATGTTCTAACAAACGGTCAGAATAACAAGAAAGTTCAAATCGATGTATACAGGATAGACTGCAGACTGTGTCCGGAGCCAATCAATGATTTAGAACAATTCAAAAATCATATAACCATCCACGGTAAGGCCTTGCACAACGATTCAGACGATtatctcaaattcaaattgacaTCCGGTACGTTGTCATGCACAGAATGCAACAGTACTTTTGGATTCTTTCATGCATTGAAGAAGCATACAGCCGAGCATTTTGGTACTTGCATATGTGATGTGTGCGGTGCACATTACTTCGAAGAGAGAATGCTGGCCCTCCATCAAAAGACTCACCAACGTGTTGATGAAACATTCACATGTAAGGAGTGCGGGAAAAGCTTCAAGTCAAAATACACGAGGTATATGCATATAGCTAGGGCTCACAAGAAAGAGGCAGCGTACCAATGTAACAAGTGCGATGAAGTTTTCTTCTCATACACATTGCGTTACAGACATATGATAGAAGTGCACGGTGAGGAACGTAGATTCCAATGCGAGCAATGTGACCGTGCTTATGACAGTAGGAAATCTCTACGGGAACACAACAGACGTTATCACTTAAAAATACTAAAGCATCAGTGCGATTTGTGTGAGAAAAGATTCTATCTACCCTCGAGGCTGAAAGAACATATGGCAAGTCATACGGGTGAGAGGAATTTCAGGTGTGAATATTGTGGGAAGAGTTATCCGAGGCTGCGTGGCTTGAAAGTACACATGCAGTCTCACAGCTCTGACAAGAAATATAAATGCGGTTTGTGCAGTGCATCGTTCACGCAGAATGTCAACTTGAAAAATCACATCAAAAGACAGCACCAAGGTATGGATTTGGATGAGAATTATCAGGAATAA
- the LOC120635253 gene encoding zinc finger protein 2 homolog: MSSIIQGKGPIVNPGLCRCCGSLKRCRILNVEYFWQGRKEVYSEMFVDCFGLMLSHLEEEDTARLICATCVTRLRDANLFRQQVLENEERLLSSYIKIHEDVKFNEIKQEEISIKTEEEFIVDDKVDDEDTRISDNECNDSESLQMESTNEEPNLIVSKERSISLKEINFKKSNRNGSNVKAMEIPDTIQMESTSVETNLIVRERRSISLKAITPNGNKFNRSDIKQTDIQKMPDKIKPPDGIQTIINNFIKSNVVRERSFHNALTIVENSFACPFRAIYNTYHCIYCTRKFIDPEKLREHTLNHNPKAYKEILRNIRQRNNKCYIDLYKIDCRLCDQKINDFDTFKVHIAKAHGKKLYAKASDSNDDFIILMFVLTGTNLKCMECEMVFPDLHSLKLHMADHFGTCVCDICGMHYFEDRNLKAHLKSHKPTEASFTCTQCGKTFRSKYNLNVHVARVHTKESLYFCNLCDENFFSNTLRHRHMVKVHNEEFLYKCKNCDKVYSNRKQLVQHNRRVHLKILKHGCPVCEKRFCSPAFLKEHMYSHTGERNFRCEHCGKSYPRMKALKVHIQSHSAVKKFQCAMCNASYSQNVCLKNHIKRHHQTVDNSDNNCQGVTT; the protein is encoded by the exons ATGAGCAGCATAATCCAAGGCAAGGGTCCCATCGTGAATCCAGGTTTATGTAGATGCTGTGGTTCTTTGAAGAGATGTAGGATCCTGAACGTAGAGTACTTTTGGCAGGGTCGGAAAGAGGTCTATTCGGAGATGTTCGTCGACTGCTTCGGTTTGATG CTATCACATTTAGAGGAGGAGGATACAGCACGTCTCATATGTGCCACGTGTGTCACAAGACTTAGGGACGCCAATCTGTTCCGTCAACAAGTACTGGAAAATGAGGAGAGGCTACTCTCGTCTTACATAAAAATACACGAAG atgtgaaattcaatgaaataaaacaagagGAGATTTCTATTAAAACTGAGGAAGAATTCATTGTTGATGACAAAGTTGATGACGAAGATACACGAATATCAGACAATGAATGCAATG ATTCAGAATCCCTACAAATGGAGTCCACAAATGAGGAGCCTAATTTAATTGTATCAAAGGAGAGATCAATatctttaaaagaaataaactttaagaaAAGTAACAGAAATGGATCAAATGTTAAAGCGATGGAAATTCCAG ACACAATTCAAATGGAGTCCACGAGTGTggaaacaaatttaattgtacgaGAGAGAAGGTCAATATCTTTGAAAGCAATAACTCCAAACGGAAATAAATTCAATAGATCAGATATTAAACAGACGGACATTCAGAAAATGCCAG atAAAATCAAACCACCGGATGGCATACAGACAATCATAAATAACTTCATCAAATCAAACGTTGTCAGGGAACGATCTTTCCACAACGCTCTGACAATTGTGGAGAACTCTTTTGCCTGTCCCTTTCGTGCAATTTATAACACATACCACTGTATATACTGTACAAGGAAGTTCATTGACCCCGAGAAACTTCGAGAACATACGTTGAATCACAATCCAAAAGCGTACAAGGAGATACTTAGAAATATAAGACAGAGAAATAACAAATgttatattgatttatataaaatagattGCCGTTTATGTGACCAAAAAATCAACGACTTTGATACATTCAAAGTGCACATCGCTAAAGCCCACGGGAAGAAGTTGTACGCAAAAGCATCTGACAGCAATGatgatttcataatattaatgtttgttttaacaGGCACTAACTTAAAGTGTATGGAATGCGAGATGGTTTTTCCGGATCTGCATTCGTTAAAACTACATATGGCTGATCATTTTGGTACGTGTGTATGTGATATATGCGGAATGCATTACTTCGAGGACAGAAATCTCAAGGCTCACTTAAAAAGCCACAAACCAACAGAGGCAAGCTTCACTTGTACACAATGCGGCAAAACGTTCAGGAGCAAATACAATTTGAATGTACACGTTGCTAGGGTGCATACTAAAGAGTCgctatatttttgtaatttatgcgATGAAAACTTCTTCTCAAACACGTTGAGACATAGGCATATGGTGAAAGTGCATAATGAGGAGTTCTTATACAAATGTAAAAATTGTGACAAAGTTTACAGTAACAGGAAACAGTTGGTGCAGCATAATAGACGTGtgcatttgaaaattttgaagcACGGATGCCCCGTTTGCGAGAAGAGATTCTGTTCACCTGCGTTTTTGAAAGAACATATGTACAGTCATACAGGTGAGAGGAATTTCCGTTGCGAACATTGCGGGAAGAGTTATCCGAGAATGAAGGCATTGAAGGTTCACATACAATCTCATAGTGCGGTGAAAAAATTTCAGTGTGCAATGTGTAATGCGTCATATAGTCAAAATGTGTGCTTGAAGAACCATATTAAAAGACACCATCAGACCGTAGACAACAGTGATAATAATTGTCAAGGAGTGACTACGTAA